In one window of Solanum pennellii chromosome 2, SPENNV200 DNA:
- the LOC107009720 gene encoding uncharacterized protein LOC107009720 has translation MGSRSKLSPGSLSMRRTRRSTTHKKTCKSQNLVDVDGGSVSEKLEALKQLIPANNGEIKADQLFKETADYIVLLRTQVFVLQKLVDFYGSNTDQNPV, from the coding sequence ATGGGTTCTCGTTCAAAATTAAGCCCTGGTAGCTTATCGATGAGAAGAACAAGAAGATCTACCACtcacaaaaaaacatgcaaatcTCAAAATCTTGTTGACGTTGACGGCGGTTCCGTTTCTGAAAAATTGGAGGCTCTGAAGCAGTTAATCCCAGCCAACAATGGTGAAATCAAAGCTGACCAGTTGTTCAAAGAAACTGCTGATTACATTGTTCTTCTCAGAACTCAGGTCTTCGTTTTACAGAAACTCGTCGATTTTTATGGATCAAATACCGATCAAAATCCTGTATAG
- the LOC107009689 gene encoding UDP-glycosyltransferase 83A1: MVQFIPHIVAIPYPAQGHVLPLMELSLWLIKELGCKITFVNSEFNHKRVIKSLSVNDDVEDKISLISIPDGLEPHEDRTDLKKLTESINEAMPGKLMEVIHMINSNESQVSCVIADENMGWALEVADKLNIRSVAFWPAAAATLASLFSVSKLIDDGIIDKDGSILKAEGIKLSPNMPIMNPSDFSWSTFPDPAMRKMIMDLVADNNERVKFADWIICNSAKELEPAAFAMFPQVSPIGPLLASNRLGSSAGHFWPQDSNCLKWLDQQPHNSVIYVAFGSFTILDLTQFQELALGLESSKRRFLWVVREDLILDVGDDCAYPKGFKDRVGSRGHIVKWAPQQKVLAHPSIACFLSHCGWNSTVESVSNGVPFLCWPYFADQLFNQSYICDVWKVGLGFNKNEFGVIGKEEIQNKMDKLFGDVTFKERALDLQAKVNSSVNKGGNSNKIFGKFIDWIKTQRGSI, encoded by the exons atggtgcAATTTATTCCACATATTGTAGCTATACCTTATCCAGCACAAGGTCATGTTCTTCCATTAATGGAACTTTCCTTATGGTTAATCAAAGAGCTTGGTTGCAAAATCACTTTTGTTAACTCTGAATTCAATCACAAAAGAGTGATCAAGTCATTATCAGTAAACGACGACGTAGAGGATAAGATAAGTTTAATTTCAATCCCAGATGGATTAGAACCTCATGAAGACAGAACAGACCTTAAAAAGTTGACAGAATCAATAAATGAAGCTATGCCTGGGAAACTTATGGAAGTCATTCATATGATTAATAGTAATGAATCACAAGTTTCATGTGTTATAGCTGATGAGAATATGGGATGGGCATTAGAAGTAGCTGACAAATTGAACATTAGAAGCGTTGCATTCTGGCCTGCTGCTGCTGCTACGCTAGCCTCCTTATTTAGCGTCTCAAAACTCATCGATGATGGAATCATAGATAAAGATG GATCTATATTGAAGGCAGAGGGGATTAAGTTATCACCAAACATGCCCATCATGAATCCATCAGACTTTTCATGGTCTACATTCCCTGATCCAGCAATGAGGAAAATGATAATGGATCTTGTAGCAGACAACAACGAAAGAGTGAAATTCGCAGATTGGATCATTTGTAACTCAGCAAAGGAACTGGAGCCTGCAGCATTTGCCATGTTCCCTCAGGTGTCACCAATAGGACCTCTTTTGGCAAGCAACAGATTAGGATCATCAGCAGGGCATTTCTGGCCACAAGACTCGAATTGTCTAAAATGGCTTGATCAACAGCCACATAACTCTGTCATATACGTAGCGTTTGGTAGCTTTACAATCTTGGACTTAACTCAATTCCAGGAGCTAGCACTAGGGTTAGAATCATCCAAAAGACGATTCCTATGGGTGGTTCGAGAAGACCTAATTTTGGATGTGGGGGACGATTGCGCTTACCCCAAAGGTTTCAAAGACAGAGTAGGTTCTAGAGGCCATATAGTGAAATGGGCACCTCAACAGAAAGTGCTAGCACATCCTTCTATTGCTTGTTTTTTGAGTCACTGTGGATGGAATTCGACCGTGGAGAGTGTAAGCAATGGGGTACCTTTCTTGTGTTGGCCTTATTTTGCTGACCAATTGTTCAATCAAAGTTATATTTGTGATGTTTGGAAAGTTGGATTGGGATTTAACAAAAATGAATTTGGAGTTATTGGAAAAGAAGAAATTCAGAATAAGATGGATAAGTTATTTGGAGATGTAACATTTAAAGAAAGGGCTTTAGATCTTCAAGCAAAGGTTAATTCTAGTGTCAATAAAGGAGGAAATTCCAATAAGATATTTGGTAAATTTATTGACTGGATCAAGACTCAAAGAGGTTCAATTTAA
- the LOC107009711 gene encoding uncharacterized protein LOC107009711, with product MRCFNRFINQSLSRRSRTISTYQTPYVHSRIPQSNIQNLSKTHFYSFTKSLISSNFTTSAQESKPAPSERVSAIVDEISGLTLLEVSDLGEVLRKKMGIEEMPVMAMMMPGMGFSAGGMKGKGAGAAGKTEEKAEKTVFDLKLEGGFDAGAKIKIIKEVRSFTDLGLKEAKDLVEKAPASLKKGVTKEEAEKIIEKMKAVGAKVTME from the coding sequence ATGAGGTGCTTTAATCGATTTATCAATCAATCGCTGTCTCGCCGTTCCAGAACTATTTCCACATATCAAACACCTTATGTGCATTCACGAATTCCACAGTCCAACATTCAAAATTTATCCAAAACCCATTTCTACAGCTTCACTAAATCGTTAATTAGTTCAAATTTCACAACATCAGCTCAGGAGTCTAAGCCGGCCCCATCCGAGAGAGTGTCTGCGATAGTCGATGAGATTTCGGGTCTAACGTTGCTGGAAGTATCGGATTTGGGGGAGGTTCTAAGGAAGAAAATGGGTATTGAAGAGATGCCTGTAATGGCAATGATGATGCCCGGAATGGGATTTAGTGCTGGAGGGATGAAGGGAAAGGGTGCAGGAGCTGCGGGAAAGACGGAGGAGAAGGCGGAGAAGACTGTGTTTGATTTGAAGCTTGAAGGGGGATTTGATGCCGGGGCAAAGATTAAGATTATCAAGGAAGTGAGATCTTTTACTGATCTGGGACTCAAGGAGGCTAAGGATTTGGTGGAAAAGGCTCCAGCTAGTTTGAAGAAAGGGGTTACGAAAGAGGAGGCTGAGAAAATTATTGAGAAGATGAAAGCGGTTGGAGCCAAAGTCACTATGGAGTGA
- the LOC107009705 gene encoding folate transporter 1, chloroplastic-like isoform X2 → MYHVSRWMFSGLRGLYAGFYPAVLGSTISWCLYFFFYSKAKQRYLKNREELSPGLHLASAAEAGALVCLCTNPIWLVKTRLQLQTPNQIRPYTGFHDALRTIIKEEGWRALYKGLMPSLFLITHGAIQFTAYEEFRKVILSSKAQENENPLATAADLLDSVDYATLGASSKLAATLTTYPFQVVRSRLQQRPSTTGVPRYMDSWHVVKETARFEGLRGFYRGITANVLKNAPAASITFIVYENVLNLLKLSRKEY, encoded by the exons ATGTATCATGTATCTAGATGGATGTTTTCA GGTCTTCGAGGACTTTATGCTGGCTTTTACCCTGCTGTTCTTGGGTCAACTATTTCATggtgtttatattttttctt TTATAGCAAGGCTAAGCAAAGGTATCTAAAAAATAGGGAGGAGCTGAGTCCAGGCCTTCACCTTGCTTCAGCTGCAGAAGCAGGAGCGCTG GTCTGTCTTTGCACCAACCCCATTTGGCTTGTGAAAACAAGATTGCAACTTCAGACTCCTAATCAGATTCGTCcatacaccggatttcatg ATGCTTTAAGAACGATAAtcaaagaagaaggatggaggGCACTGTACAAGGGGCTTATGCCAAGCCTATTTCTG ATTACACATGGTGCTATTCAGTTCACGGCATATGAGGAATTCCGCAAAGTCATTCTTAGCTCGAAAGCTCAGGAGAATGAAAACCCTCTTGCCACAGCTGCTGACTTGTTG GATTCAGTTGACTATGCAACACTAGGAGCTTCTTCTAAGTTGGCAGCCACTCTTACAACATACCCATTTCAG GTTGTCCGATCTCGATTGCAG CAACGACCAAGTACAACTGGAGTTCCAAGATACATGGATAGCTGGCATGTTGTGAAGGAAACTGCAAG GTTTGAGGGTTTACGCGGCTTTTACAGAGGTATCACAGCAAACGTGTTGAAAAATGCCCCTGCCGCTTCAATTACCTTCATTGTCTATGAGAATGTCCTAAACCTGCTAAAATTGTCTAGGAAAGAGTATTAG
- the LOC107009705 gene encoding folate transporter 1, chloroplastic-like isoform X1, with protein sequence MKKMAALPSADWEWENATAGAAAGLATVTFSHPLDVVRTRFQVYDGRISNVPAYRNTPHALFAIARSEGLRGLYAGFYPAVLGSTISWCLYFFFYSKAKQRYLKNREELSPGLHLASAAEAGALVCLCTNPIWLVKTRLQLQTPNQIRPYTGFHDALRTIIKEEGWRALYKGLMPSLFLITHGAIQFTAYEEFRKVILSSKAQENENPLATAADLLDSVDYATLGASSKLAATLTTYPFQVVRSRLQQRPSTTGVPRYMDSWHVVKETARFEGLRGFYRGITANVLKNAPAASITFIVYENVLNLLKLSRKEY encoded by the exons ATGAAAAAGATGGCAGCTTTGCCATCGGCAGACTGGGAATGGGAAAATGCCACCGCCGGTGCTGCTGCAGGCCTTGCCACTGTCACATTTTCTCATCCCCTTGATGTTGTTCGCACCCGGTTCCAGG TTTACGATGGAAGAATCTCCAATGTCCCGGCCTATCGGAACACTCCTCACGCTTTGTTTGCCATTGCTCGAAGTGAG GGTCTTCGAGGACTTTATGCTGGCTTTTACCCTGCTGTTCTTGGGTCAACTATTTCATggtgtttatattttttctt TTATAGCAAGGCTAAGCAAAGGTATCTAAAAAATAGGGAGGAGCTGAGTCCAGGCCTTCACCTTGCTTCAGCTGCAGAAGCAGGAGCGCTG GTCTGTCTTTGCACCAACCCCATTTGGCTTGTGAAAACAAGATTGCAACTTCAGACTCCTAATCAGATTCGTCcatacaccggatttcatg ATGCTTTAAGAACGATAAtcaaagaagaaggatggaggGCACTGTACAAGGGGCTTATGCCAAGCCTATTTCTG ATTACACATGGTGCTATTCAGTTCACGGCATATGAGGAATTCCGCAAAGTCATTCTTAGCTCGAAAGCTCAGGAGAATGAAAACCCTCTTGCCACAGCTGCTGACTTGTTG GATTCAGTTGACTATGCAACACTAGGAGCTTCTTCTAAGTTGGCAGCCACTCTTACAACATACCCATTTCAG GTTGTCCGATCTCGATTGCAG CAACGACCAAGTACAACTGGAGTTCCAAGATACATGGATAGCTGGCATGTTGTGAAGGAAACTGCAAG GTTTGAGGGTTTACGCGGCTTTTACAGAGGTATCACAGCAAACGTGTTGAAAAATGCCCCTGCCGCTTCAATTACCTTCATTGTCTATGAGAATGTCCTAAACCTGCTAAAATTGTCTAGGAAAGAGTATTAG
- the LOC107010174 gene encoding pentatricopeptide repeat-containing protein At1g06143: MLTKNSILSIVNQLKICSSRKQLESLYSLMLKNGATKDCFLMNQFIATCSALNNPDFASFAFSQMENPNVFVYNALIRAFVHCHIPHKALLLYIDMLRTQNIPSSYTFSSVVKGCTLMSGLRLGECIHGQIWEYGFGSHVFVQTGLIDFYSNLGRVDLARLVFDEMPERDNFARAAMVSAHAGAGDLGSARKLFDEMPEKITVACNAMINGYAKTGDVESAELLFKEMSRKDLIAWTTMINCYSQNRKYGQAIEVFYDMKSNLITPDEVTMTTVISACAHLGVLDQGKEMHLYVMQKGFDLGVHIGSALIDMYAKCGSLERSLLVFYKLREKNLFCWNSAIDGLAVHGYAEEALALFSRMEKEKVKPNGITFVSVLTACTHAGLVEKGRKNFLSMTQDYGIIPEMEHFGCMVYLLCKAGLLEEALEIIRSMRVEPNAVIWGALLGGCKLQKNLEIAQVAVKKLSVLEPNNSGYYNLLVNMYANANRWSEVARIRASLRELGVGKEQPGSSWIELEKKIHQFAACDNYHHSSQEIYSLLDGLDGQLKLAGQVQECEFVF, translated from the coding sequence ATGTTAACAAAGAACAGTATCCTTTCTATTGTGAACCAACTGAAAATATGTTCAAGTAGAAAGCAGCTGGAATCCCTTTACTCTTTGATGCTAAAGAATGGTGCAACCAAAGACTGTTTCTTGATGAACCAGTTCATCGCTACATGTTCTGCACTTAATAACCCAGATTTTGCATCCTTTGCTTTTTCCCAGATGGAAAATCCCAATGTGTTCGTTTACAACGCATTAATAAGAGCTTTTGTTCATTGTCACATCCCGCATAAAGCATTACTGTTGTATATAGACATGTTAAGAACTCAAAATATTCCAAGTAGCTATACATTTTCGTCGGTAGTTAAGGGTTGTACATTGATGTCTGGTCTAAGATTAGGGGAATGTATACATGGGCAGATTTGGGAATATGGGTTTGGATCCCATGTTTTTGTTCAAACTGGTCTGATTGATTTTTACTCTAATTTGGGTAGAGTTGATTTAGCGAGATTAGTGTTTGATGAAATGCCTGAAAGAGATAATTTTGCTCGGGCTGCAATGGTTTCAGCCCATGCCGGCGCTGGTGATTTGGGTTCCGCTAGAAAATTGTTTGATGAGATGCCTGAAAAGATTACTGTTGCTTGTAATGCTATGATCAATGGGTATGCAAAAACAGGGGATGTCGAGTCGGCTGAGCTGTTGTTTAAGGAAATGTCAAGGAAGGATTTGATTGCATGGACGACGATGATTAACTGCTACTCCCAAAACAGGAAGTATGGTCAGGCTATAGAGGTTTTTTATGACATGAAGAGTAACTTGATCACTCCTGATGAAGTAACAATGACAACTGTTATTTCTGCTTGTGCACATCTCGGCGTCCTGGATCAAGGAAAGGAGATGCATCTTTATGTTATGCAAAAAGGTTTTGATCTTGGTGTGCATATCGGGTCTGCATTAATTGACATGTATGCAAAATGTGGGAGTTTGGAGAGATCACTCTTGGtattctataaattgagggagaAAAATCTTTTCTGTTGGAATTCTGCTATCGATGGATTGGCTGTTCATGGTTATGCAGAAGAAGCGTTGGCTCTTTTTAGCAGGATGGAGAAAGAAAAGGTAAAGCCAAATGGTATTACTTTTGTCAGCGTTCTTACAGCTTGTACTCATGCAGGGCTTGTTGAGAAGGGTCGAAAGAATTTTCTAAGTATGACTCAAGATTATGGCATTATTCCTGAAATGGAGCACTTCGGGTGCATGGTTTATCTATTGTGTAAAGCTGGTTTGCTAGAGGAAGCACTCGAGATTATAAGAAGCATGAGAGTGGAGCCAAATGCTGTTATTTGGGGTGCTTTACTTGGTGGTTGCAAGCTTCAGAAGAACTTGGAAATTGCTCAAGTTGCAGTCAAAAAGTTGAGCGTTTTGGAGCCAAACAACAGTGGCTATTACAACCTCCTAGTGAACATGTATGCTAATGCAAATAGATGGAGTGAAGTCGCCCGGATCAGGGCATCCTTGAGAGAGCTAGGAGTAGGAAAAGAACAACCGGGTTCCAGTTGGATTGAATTAGAGAAAAAGATCCATCAGTTTGCAGCGTGTGATAATTATCACCATTCTTCACAGGAGATCTATTCCTTACTAGATGGATTAGATGGGCAACTTAAGCTGGCTGGTCAAGTTCAggagtgtgaatttgttttcTAA